Proteins found in one Labrus bergylta chromosome 8, fLabBer1.1, whole genome shotgun sequence genomic segment:
- the LOC114921471 gene encoding homeodomain-interacting protein kinase 2-like, with the protein MEKNLNYFLQMAVALSGLKEIGVIHTDVKLDNIMMVDHETQPFKVKLIDFGLAIFKSQAKLGWAHQVPCYRAPEIILGLPYSEAMDIWSLGCVMAVMMLDFMLFPGRIEYDTLRFIKDLLGPPPVHLLNAGRKSRVYFIRTDSDQWILKTLEEYWGPTVYSTDNRFYTFRSVDEMTKICLENCKKRETVERRECIDLLKAMITWDSNERIIPTDILNHPFITMSYLDRSSHLRSCDEPSFSATFKPNTSQAKERTLGDDSSGETLSSNVIMVHPSNPRNTLGLSSEEDNETSIDLNAVAAAALGATRTQQDTTRIQPDNTDLLSTYTGETKNCIFSWSSLCSCCNINDVKE; encoded by the exons ATGGAAAAAAACCTTAATTATTTCTTGCAGATGGCCGTAGCACTCAGTGGTCTGAAGGAAATTGGTGTGATCCATACTGATGTGAAATTGGACAACATCATGATGGTGGATCATGAGACACAACCATTCAAGGTGAAGCTCATAGACTTTGGCTTGGCAATTTTTAAATCACAAGCCAAGCTGGGCTGGGCTCATCAAGTCCCCTGCTATAG GGCTCCAGAAATTATTTTGGGTCTCCCATATTCTGAGGCCATGGACATCTGGTCGTTGGGCTGTGTAATGGCTGTCATGATGTTAGACTTTATGCTCTTCCCTGGAAGAATTGAATATGACACT CTGCGATTCATCAAAGACCTACTGGGTCCACCACCTGTCCATCTACTCAATGCAGGGCGGAAATCCAGAGTATACTTCATAAGAACAGATTCAGATCAGTGGATACTGAAG ACACTCGAGGAGTATTGGGGACCAACAGTTTATTCCACTGACAACAGATTCTACACCTTCCGTTCTGTGGATGAAATGACAAAA ATATGTCTGGAGAACtgcaaaaagagagaaaccGTCGAGAGGAGGGAGTGCATTGACCTGCTAAAGGCGATGATCACGTGGGACAGTAATGAGAGGATTATTCCCACTGATATTCTAAACCATCCTTTCATTACCATGAGCTACCTTGACAGGAGCTCCCACCTCAGATCCTG TGATGAACCTTCATtttctgcaacatttaaacCAAACACCAGCCAGGCCAAAGAAAGAACCCTGGGTGATGACAG TTCAGGTGAAACTCTGTCATCAAATGTCATCATGGTTCATCCTTCAAACCCAAGGAACACATTGGGCCTGTCCTCTGAAGAGGACAATGAAACAAG tATCGACCTGAATGCAGTTGCTGCAGCAGCGCTGGGCGCAACAAGGACTCAACAGGACACCACCAGGATCCAACCAGACAACACAGACCTTCTTTCCACCTACACTGGTGAGACGAAGAATTGCATATTCTCCTGGAGCAGTCTTTGCTCCTGCTGCAACATAAATGATGTGAAGGAGTGA